In the genome of Carya illinoinensis cultivar Pawnee chromosome 13, C.illinoinensisPawnee_v1, whole genome shotgun sequence, the window CAATGATGCATACCAATTACCATGCAGCTTGCCTTGAGCTCGGCTTGTATGGAAACAATTGGATAGCTATAAATTCTGGTTGTATTGGATGTTTTATTAGGATAGCATGAAGCAGCTTCTATCCGCTAAATTGTTTGAAAAATAGTTTCAGTAATCGGGGTTTATGGTCTTCAGGAAGTGATGGAGTCAAATATCAACCCAGTTTTTTATTGCTAATTTGCTTGCATCTACTGAAGGGGCTTCATGTCTGAGAACAATGCATTGATGGTGTGCTTTACTTCAAAGCtgccattattttatttactggAAATAATGGTCTACTCGTATGTAATTTGCTTTGTAAGGAAGCAACTGGAATAGATATAAATCTCTATGTATTTGGTCACAtgctttaaaagaaaaatgctatttgcACACAGCTTGGGGTACCCGCCGCATACACGAGTCCACGTGGCAtgtttaatgaaacggtgcgtcgCGTGACGTTGGAACCTTCCCTCGATTTTTCAGTCGTGTTGATCCCCTTGTGCTTTTCCAGACTCGGCCCCTTGTGCTTTTCCCCTTCTAGCTTTTAAAGGAGCAGCACACTTTTTCTTTGTGGGTTGTTGATTCTTACTGTCTCTTTGCTTTCCACTCTCCTCTTGTTGCTTGTGCAACTGCCCCCCAACTGAGACCTGATACTTCTGCTGCTGCCTCTCCCAAAAGGCTCTGCCGTTCAGTTTTCCAGTTTCCATTACCCAACACCACAAACCAAAGCCCTccaagttgaaaaaaaatgaaaaagaaaaaagaaaacaacaaaccAGACTTAGAAGGCTAAGGCCAGCTCTATATTCAGCCTAACCCATCTCTTTGCCTCTCTCTTACTGTCTCTTTACACAGCTTTTGATACACCCAGAATGCCCCAACCAAActggaattttttttgttggtaaATAGTTTAATACTCCACTTGAACAAGCAAACCCAGGGAACTAGATACACCCAATTTCAAGAGGGATCTTCGGTGGGAAAATAGAAAATCGGTACCTACATTGTTCTTGCAAACAAACAAACTTGCAACAGACCCACTATATTGTTCTTGCCCACACGAAAATCGGTACCTAAACTTTACTTAAAGATTCGGAACTGCAACAGATCCACTACATTGTTCTTGCCCACATGAACAGAAAACTTGAACAATGTAGTGCCTTTTCGGAATCGACGGCAACGGCGACGTTAATGTGGTCTCAAAATGGGTTTTGGCGCTCGTGCAGTATATCAGAGGTTCTGGGTTTTTGGAAAGAGAAATGGGTTTCAAATCTCCTAAAATGAAAACGAATTccgcttcttttttttttttttttaaatatatatatgccacGTCAACCGATTCCACAACAGGTACGCATCGCCGGATACCTGTAGCAGTGTTGcttttaaaaaatctatatatatttggtcACTTGATGGTTACAAATGACTGTGCAAGTAAAattggaaaaggaaaagaaaaatcataatgGTTACAGGCTATCAACTCAAGTCTCAAGATCCAAGCTGATGATTGCACAAATGAAGATCTGGGCCTGCCAAATCTTAAGGCAAGGTAGTCCCAAAGTACAACATCTCCTTCTGTTTATATATCCAACTTCTAGTAGTAAACTTGCCCCTATATATGCTGCTAaggatgagataaaaatatatattcaacgTGACATAGAGATCATATGAAAACAGAGTAACAAACCATACTTTTCCTCTGGCGACACATTATTGTAACTGCACATGCAGTCTCATCATCAACATCGTAATCGTCATACTTATCTCTATCCTCGATTACCGAATTTCCAGTCACTCTCCGatcctgctctctctctctctctctctctctctctctctctctctctctctctatatatatatatatatatacatatcgaTACACACGCCCACACCATTGCAGCTCAACTTTTCATCACCATTATCACCTTGTCTATAAGAACCACTGTTTGCAACAATGGCAAAAAACCCAGTTAGAATTCTAGTCACCGGAGCAGCGGGTACACTTGTTTTCTCATTGCACGactttatttttcaatgttttatttttctaagccGCTGAGAAAATGCATGAATTGGCAGAATTTGTTATTCCAGTTATTGTACGTTCTTCATTATGAAACTTCCTCTTAACCTAGTCTACCTCAACCATGTGGTCTGGTTGAGGTGGTTCGAATTGGTGTTTCGTTCAATGAAagcatcaaaatttaaaaggtAGTTTTCTTATAATTTCCTTTAGTTGTCTTTGAGAACAAACATAAGCATGGGTTCTTTCCTTTGGATCGGGGAGACCTCTTATACTTCTACATCTCTTGTGGTGTTTGTATTGGTATCTGAATGCCTTGTTGTCCAGGTGTTCTTTAAGATTCCCTGTTTtcattgatcatataaaataCGTAAACGCATCATCTACAGATACGTCCAAAGATAAGGATTTGAGTAAAAATCAACCACGATCCACTTATGGATCAGTTTGTTATTGACAATATGGAGAATGTTGCATGGCTTCAGAAGGGTCTCGTTGTTTTGCTTTCTATTGCTTTCTTTTGGAAGCTTATTAGATATATGTGGAGCTTCCTAAAGACACAGAAGGATCCAGTACGAGTACTGGTCACTGGTACTGCAGGCATGCAAATCCATCCAATATACcttgtgatttatttattttttctgtccTTGCTGGAAATAAATTCATTCACTAATCTCATGGAACTCAATTCGAATTCAAATGGCATCTATCATCATATTTCCAATTTCAATACTTGAAtctaattgaaattttaagttaTTTTCTAATTTCGGCTGAATTTTGGAACCAATCATCTGAAATTTGATTCAGATCGATAAAACCTTAAAATGAATGTTTtcccaatttcaaattttaatttctcaaaaatTCGTGAAAACACGCTTAAGTGTAATTTGTTGGTTTTTATTCATTGATCTGGAAGTCTAATTGGTGTCAATTACCGATTggttaagttggatttattgcTTGTATCCATTAACATGGCAGGAGTTATTTAGTTCTATCTTGTCCTCTAATTCATCTGAAATTTGTATTTGATCCACAACTTTCTGTGACGCGATTCCTCACACAGCTACTGACTTTCTATGTGTGAGCATTTATAACTGTATAAAGCATAGTTGgtgatttccttcttttctcCCAGACATGACAATAGTTCGTTTTGGTGTTTAgctcaaaattattatttttctcaacAGGCCAAATAGGCTATGCTATTGTTCCAATGATTGCAAGGGGAGTCATGTTAGGCCTTGATCAGTCAGTGATTCTGCACTTGCTTGATGTTGAACCTGCAGCTGAAGCCTTGAATGGGGTGAAAATGGAATTGATTGATGCTGCCTTTCCTCTTCTGAAAGGTAGGCCTCCTGACTTTGGTGGCTAATTCAAAGTGGATGGAACTATTGCCTCCAATGAGGTTTCTTATATTGTGTCATGAATGTGGTTCAACAGGTGTGGTTGCCACCACTGATGTTGTCGAAGCTTGTAAAGATGTCAACATTGCCGTTATGGTTGGTGGATTCCCACGAAAGGAAGGTATGGAAAGGAAGGATGTGATGTCTAAAAATGTGTCAATTTACAAGGCTCAAGCTGCAGCCTTAGAGCAGCATGCTGCTAAAGATTGCAAGGTGAGACACCCCATAGATTGCCTGCATGAAATTAGTTTATAGTTTAATTCTTCAGGTCATATATTACAAGCTCAAGAAAGGTGTCACACATATATTTCATTGGCTACTGGAATACCAATGCTGTAAAATTTGTGTTTTTGCATGTGCGCACCCTGTTCCTGAGTTTTAGATGTAAGATTAGTGTTTGTCCATGTGCACGTGCTTGAGTTTTAGATATATCATTTTATGTGTCATGATCCAAGAACATGGTAGTCACATACCCTGAGATCAGTTACTACTAGGACCCTATAATTGTTTATATAGCCCAGATCCTTTTATTATGTTACACCCTTGCTTTTCAGTAGATTTTTTCTATGGACGTCTTAAGCTGTTTTATTGTGTAGGTGCTAGTTGTTGCCAACCCGGCAAACACGAACGCACTCATCTTGAAAGAGTTTGCTCCTTCGATCCCAGAGAAAAACATCACGTGTCTTACTCGACTTGATCATAACAGAGCATTAGGCCAAATCTCTGAGAGGCTAAATGTTCAGGTTAGTGATGTCAAGAATGTAATCATCTGGGGCAATCACTCTTCAACTCAATATCCTGACGTCAACCATGCTACTGTCACCACCAGCAGTGGAGGGAAACGTGTCAGAGAACTTGTTGCTGATGATCATTGGTAGCTCCAAATTTCCAACTTGTTTACTTCTTGCTTCTTATTTGACATATTCAAACCCATTGGAGGTAGTTTGTTGTGGTGTAGAGTTATAGGAGTCCCTCCCAGTCAAGATTAGTGATTTATCATCTATGGAGACAGATGGCCCAGGGGAATCGGGGCTCTCCATCAATTGTCGTACTTTCTTTCAGGCAATGGTTTAGGGTGTCAATTGTTACCTACCTGCCCAAGTACCTAGGTTAATGGATCCCAGTTTGTGGGATCTAGGCGGCAATAATTTTTCATACTTGATGGTCTTGAAGTCAATTAGAATGtgattttgatattgagcaAGTCATTAAACTTGCTACTCTGTTGTCCCCCCAACCCCGACCTAGTTGCATTGatggtgggaaaaaaaaaaactagtcaaATTGACATTCTTCACATCCTCATGCATCCTTGTCTTCTATACACTTTTCTTCTCTAACAAATGTCCCTTTTTTTCACTTGCCATAGGTTAAATACAGACTTCATCGCCACCGTGCAGCAGCGTGGGGCAGCCATTATCAAAGCTCGGAAACTATCAAGTGCATTGTCTGCTGCAAGTGCAGCATGTGATCATATACGTGATTGGGTTCTTGGGACCCCAAAGGTTCATTTTTTCCTCATGCCAAAAAGCTTTGACCTTTTTGCTTCTATGTTGTGTACAAACGTTTgtaaccttttctttttccttttggccTTTATCATTTAGGGAACGTGGGTATCTATGGGAGTGTATTCTGATGGATCTTATGGGATCCAACCTGGCCTTATTTACTCTTTTCCTGTTACATGTGAGAAAGGACAATGGTCAATTGTGCAGGGTAAGTTCTCTGAGTCTACTTACTGATcctggaagagaaaaaaagaactgTCTTCAAAATATTGTAGATCTCATATCTCCTTTCCTTGATAGTTTGAACTGATCCCCAACTTCTAAAAGCTAAAATGCACAGACTATCTCCATCGACAACTTATATTCCAAAGTGTTTAGATGTATTGAGACTATCCCAGTACTCTCAGCATTTGAAGTTCTTTATGCAATGGCAGGACTCAAGATTGACGAGTTCTCAAGAAAAAAGATGGATGCAACAGCAAACGAACTCATGGAGGAGAAATCATTGGCCTATTCATGCCTTAAATGAAATGAACTAATCTGATCCCATTTGAATAATGGAGGAAACTCCACAAATCCATGAGAAATAAGGAATTCTAATTTCCATCTAGCTTTCTTATTTGTAACTTCTATCGTACATGACTTCTGTCAGTACTATATGCTTGGGAACAACCAGCAAAATAAGATGCCTCATTCTGATATTCATTAAATTTATCATCAATcgtttaaagtttatatatttttttaaaaaaatatcataatgtGGAGTGAATGATGTGACtaaattcttgcttcaagaatTATATACGACTGGTCGTGCGATGTGTGGCTTTTGTGGAGTATCCTAAACGAGACCCTTTTTGCATTactaattgaaaaaaattaaatataaagaaaagaaaacaaagattaaTATAAGCAAGAAGTAAAAATATCTTAGAGAATTCaaactgcatattattttttttagtttttttaaaatatattttaaatataaatcacTAAAATTGTATATACTcaatataaaaatgaagaatgtaattttatatatcaagaaGAACAAAATTTCTATTTCGAAAATTATATATCAAACAACTTCCCAACCCAACATAAGTAGAGAGTCCATCACTGATCAAAGCCCATTGCAGTAGCAATCCATTGTTCAAAAACATGGACCAAAAACCCGGTTTGCTAGCTTCGATTCGGTACTACCGCCTTTCCGCATGGCTGAAACATAGGGACGGCCTCGGAATCCTCCACCGATTCGCGATCCGGATTTCTTCAGTTCTTTCGCCGGAACTTCTTGCCGCTGAAATCGACTTTGAAGAAACTCTTCAGTACTTGTTTTGCAAatcgcataaaaaaaaaaaaggcacttTATCTTTTCTCTCTTTCGGCTTATCAGACACTCAGGTCTGtttcgtttttgttttttcagaaTCCGAAAAAATGGATGAGACTATGAAGAATTTCCAGGAGAGCTTAACTGAGCTTGAATCTGAGGCTGAGCATCTTCTATTAGCCCGACACCAGGTAGATTTATCGAACTCACAAATTTCAGTTTTGACCGTTCCGTTTTTGGTTGCTTAGCAAGAGCCGGAATTGactaaaaaattaagattttgattttagtaaccattttattttttctataatgcATCTGCGTTAAGTTTTCTTAAACCAAGATATGACCTTTTCTTTTCAGTAGCTTTCTTTCTGAGAATAAGCATAGCCACTCCTATCTCAAACGATAGAACTAAAAGGTGGAATTAAAATGCTGAAGGAAACACAAAACACATTCTGTGCCACCGAACACGAAATAAATCAAGTAATAGGAAGCCCACGACAAGAGggaaaaaagatgtaaaaatgAGGACACATAAAAAAGATAATACCTAACAGAACATAAGATTTATTGTGATATGGCAGTTGAGAAACAAAATTCCTCTGGTCCAATTATTTGGCTTGCTGGCGCTAATAATGGAGCAGGGCATCCTGGCctcagtgtgtgtgtgtgtttataaGATAGATAGGATTAGGTTCAACCTACACCATGTAAGAACTTCTCCTAGAAACCAATATATTGTCAAGCACATTGCTTATCGATTAGCCAAAGTTTCAACATAATCAGGTATTAAGAACTGctgcatatttaaaaaaatgtttcaaaacttttcttgtttgaaagggagagagaaaccggggaaagagagaaaggggagagagagggggggggggggtgttaacTCAAAATATACCAAAGAAGTGGGTTTAGATTGTCACACATATAATCCAATGGTTGACTGGGAGTAACGTTAATCTAATTGAAAGTTTTTGAGTGGTGTCATTAAAGAGTTATATCATTTGTTATTTGAACCCATATATGCAATTATTACGAGGCTTTATAAGCGAATGGAGagttactgatttttttaagagaatgTAGCTGGTCGAAAATGATAGGGTGAGGAATGGGAACAGGGAAGCGCTGACTGCATTGAGGAAGAGAGCTCGAACAACAAAGACTAGTGTTCCGTCTGCTTTTGAGTCGATTATGAAGGATATTGGGGGTCCTGAATCCAAGCCCTTGGTGAAGGAGGTGTGTGCCACATGTGGCAACTATGATTCCAATGAGCGCACGTGGATGATGTTCCCGGGGACTGATATCTTTGCTAGGATTCCGTTTCATGCTGCTCATACCATCTTAGAAAAAGGTTCTTCTCAagtctttttatttaatatagctGTGTTAACATTGTTTTTTGATACTATCAAATACCATTATCTTTGACACATATCAAATGAGATGATTTACTAAGTTTTCTAGTATTGTAAGTTTTGGAGGAAATGCAAATTAATATACATCAGAATGAAATTTTGTTCTCTTTCTTCTTGATTGCGATTCTATGTCTATCTTTTTCATAATAGacattatttatgtatatataattatgcatAGATGTGTGTATGAATATGTAAACATGTTATATTCATAGATATGAACTTAACTGATGGCCCTTGTTCTCACTTACTATTATGACTTGCCAAGCTCTGTGTTATTGAAATCAAGTCGGAAGACTGTGTTgtgaaaaaaaagataacaataaagtgaaaaatagtatggaacgagaaaacaatcacacacgacacaagatctACGTGGTTtggcaaattgcctacatccacaggAGCTGCagagaattttattattgaggaatcacacacTACAAAGATGGGGCAATCACTGTACGTCCACAATGTTCTACTATTCGGCCATAtgatttaataatcatatatatagtcaaacggtGGAAAAAACTCTAGATTTGTATAAAATacatgttcgctcgagtggcgtGTTGAGCGCGCGTCGAGCAAACTTCCTTCCTGCATCCGCTCGAGCTAACTATCGAGTTGACATTGAGCGTTCAACCTGCCTAacttcgcttgagcggccaatgcctccgctcgagccgtgtggaccagactccacaatactcaacaattctcccacttggagactggtacactcgctgtatcgccATTTTCCTCAAAAATGATATCCTCCATCTCTGCAACTCACTGTCCCTGTCTTCATgttagaagaccaactgaagttgcgcacaacttcagtttctcaagtgtaacaccctttgtcaacatatcagcagggttcttgcttccacaaatcttctcaagtaacaattgtctgtcatctaacaatgatcgtatgaagtgatacctgatctgaatgtgcttggtcctagaatgaaatgctggattcttggcaaggaatatggcactctgattATCACTATAGAGAGTGCTTTTCTAATTCTTtttacccaattcctccaagaagccctATAGCCATATCATCTCCTTTACAACATCTGatactgcaatatactcagcttctatAGTAgataaagaaactgttttctgtatattagaaccccatgacactgcagtaccaccaagtgtataaacaaagcccgtggtactctttctgttATCAATATTTCTAGCTAAAttagcatcaacatagccctgcacctccaagctctctccagagaaacacaaacaggtttctgaggagccctttaggtacctcagaatccatttcactgcttcccaatgttgttttcctggattactcatgtatctactcacaactcccactgcatagGCAATATCCgatcttgtgcaaaccatagcatacataagtgaaccaatggctgaggcataaggaactttactcatgtaatcttatTCCTccctctgactctggtgactgattcttgttgagtctgaagtgactatCCAAGGGTGTGACAACTGATTTGGctttgtccatattgaacctgctaagtacctttttcacatactcagcttGTAAGAGTCTCAATGTACCTCTGACTTTATCTCtaacaattctcatgccaaggatttgttttgcagctcccaaatccttcattgcaaatcGATTTGACATCTgtttcttcagattattgatcttatcAATATTaacccctgcaataagcatgtcatccacatacaatagaataatgtaagaattttcaaagtgcctgacatagcaacaatgatctgcctgacatctgaTGTACCTTGCACTGTGCATgaaattatcaaatttcttgtactactatctacgagcttagttcaggccatacaagctttTCTTCAATCTACAAACTAAACATTCATTTCCCTGTACcgcaaacccctcaggctggtgcatgtagatgtcttcttcaacgTCTCCaagaagaaaagctgtcttcacatctaactgctcaagaaataaattttcAGTGGCAACCAtcgccagtaccatcctgatggttgtgatcttcaccacaggagaaaagatctcagagtaatcaatacacTGCTTCTGCTGAaaaccttttacaacaagtctggccttgtacctcttactgcaatcatgctcagttttcatccggtacacccacttgttgtgtaatgccttcttccctgatggaagttctgtcaactcccatgtctgatttcctaacagggaatccatctcatctttcatggccaaCTCCCgcttgctagaattttcatcttgcaaggtttcttcataactttGCGGTTCTtcaccatctgtcaacaaaatgtaatttaaagtaggtgagaaacactgtggatgacatatagtcctaactgacctgcgaactgcagcTGTAGGAGTGGACGGCTTTGAAACTgactgcggaataataggaatgggtgcactggacccactctccctgtcactcacatctctacactgcaccgtgacctctggtaggtcatccaatttTACAAATTcagactcctgaggagctactatAGAAGTTGTATTAggcttatccttgtacataattttctcattgaaaatcacattcctgatTCTTATGATCTTCTAACCATGGTCATCTCAGAAACGATATTCAAGTGCCTCGTCttcatagccaatgaaataacatttctttgacttagtttcaagtttactacgagcattagaatcaataagcacataagaaagacaaccaaaagttttaaggtgagaaaatttgacctctttcccgctccaaacctcctcaggcaatccacaatttAGTGGAACtaatggccctctgtttatcaagtaaacggcagtgctgactgcatctgcccagaaagtgggtggtagtccaacGTGCAActtcatgcttctagcacgctcattaatgattctgttcatacgctcagcaactctaTTTTGCTGtagtgtcccaggaatggtcttcttcattctgatacccagagttgcacaatactccttgaacccactATCAACATACTCATCACCATTGTCAGATCTtgaacatttcagtttcaagcctgtctctgtctcaaccatggctttccaaattttgaacacattaaatacataagatttatgcttcaaaaaataaatccataccttcctattatggtcatcaatgaacgtgacatagtaacgagaacctccaagagatgccactggggaaggATCCCACATATCTGTGTGCACTAGATCCAGTCTTCCTATCTTAGGCGTtttgccacttttcaagaagctgaccttcttttattttcctataacacaactctcacacatactaaGATCAACTGACTtaagttctggtagcttgcctctagacaaaagttctttcatactcttctaactcatatggccaagcctgcaatgccacaaatctgatgtgctctctgcaacggtagtagcaatagtgtcaatcaaaccaatagtcatatatagtgtatcagttttcttaccccgagctagtaccaatgccctttttgtgaccttccaggtgctatctgagaacaccactgaatgaccacattcATCGAGCtacccaacagaaatgaggttcttcttcaactcataaatgtgcctgaccttttgcaagatccatttgttcttgctagGGAGTCCAATATTAATGTCTCTTATCTCCACTACGTTTAAAGCCtctccatcagccaaatacacTTTCCCAGAATCACCTGCAACTTAGTTCCGCATTAGCTCCCGgtgaaaaaatatatggaaggaagcccctgaatccagtatccagtcatcaactagACTATGAACTGCAATAAATAGTGCATCATGTagttcttcagttaccacattagcactatcattctcggtCTTCCTAGgatttttgcagttcttctttatgtggccagctttgccacaattcgaGCAAGTCGCCtgcgacttgctcttgcccctgtatTTTGATTTGaccttcctctgtttgagttctTGTCTTGTGATCTCtctcgagaatcaacatttagagTTGAACTCAAACTCAAGGTCTCGCGTGAATCTTTCCTgtgcacctcctcagccaaaatcaaatcacgaattccatcatatttcaatttagatttaccagcagaattactgcCAGTCATTCTCATgactttccaactatttggttaggggtgtgcatccggatccggatccggatatccggtcaaaaccggatccggatccggatttttaaatccgggcggttatccgcccggattgaatccggactcaatccgggcggataaccggattcaatccggatatccggtttgtaaccggatatccggcatttttttttttttttggtcgtgAATCCCCCTCTTCCCAGGTTCTGTTGAGCCAGGGTTTCAGTTTTGGGGCATCAATCGGCCGGATTTATGTTTGCAGATTTTGGAGGTGGTGCGGGTGGTGAGTTCGACTCCGACGATTAACAGCCAGGGTTCCGATCCTTTTGCCACCCACCCAGTCGATTTCGGCATCGTTCAAGGGCTTCACTGGAAAGATCTGGAAAATTCTTGTTCATAATTTGACAACCCAAACAGATCTTTCTTACCACCCTGTAATAGAGCAGAGGAAACAGTCCCCTCGGCCTCTAAACTTGCATTGCTACACATGAAGTAGCATAATGACATAATCAACATCTTGAATCCGAAGCAATCACTAGAAATCGACTATAAAAATagactcttttcttcttctttttcagatCTTCTTAGCCTTGGACTAAATTTGGGATGCCTAACAACAAGGTAGTTCAGGAAAAACTTGGATCGAATGCCCACCATGTCCCGGCCTCCCAGGCAAGCCAACAGAGCACATAAACACCGAAGTTTGCTTCAGTACCCTC includes:
- the LOC122292290 gene encoding malate dehydrogenase-like isoform X3, which encodes MAKNPVRILVTGAAGQIGYAIVPMIARGVMLGLDQSVILHLLDVEPAAEALNGVKMELIDAAFPLLKGVVATTDVVEACKDVNIAVMVGGFPRKEGMERKDVMSKNVSIYKAQAAALEQHAAKDCKVLVVANPANTNALILKEFAPSIPEKNITCLTRLDHNRALGQISERLNVQVSDVKNVIIWGNHSSTQYPDVNHATVTTSSGGKRVRELVADDHWLNTDFIATVQQRGAAIIKARKLSSALSAASAACDHIRDWVLGTPKGTWVSMGVYSDGSYGIQPGLIYSFPVTCEKGQWSIVQGLKIDEFSRKKMDATANELMEEKSLAYSCLK
- the LOC122292290 gene encoding malate dehydrogenase-like isoform X2, with product MDQFVIDNMENVAWLQKGLVVLLSIAFFWKLIRYMWSFLKTQKDPVRVLVTGQIGYAIVPMIARGVMLGLDQSVILHLLDVEPAAEALNGVKMELIDAAFPLLKGVVATTDVVEACKDVNIAVMVGGFPRKEGMERKDVMSKNVSIYKAQAAALEQHAAKDCKVLVVANPANTNALILKEFAPSIPEKNITCLTRLDHNRALGQISERLNVQVSDVKNVIIWGNHSSTQYPDVNHATVTTSSGGKRVRELVADDHWLNTDFIATVQQRGAAIIKARKLSSALSAASAACDHIRDWVLGTPKGTWVSMGVYSDGSYGIQPGLIYSFPVTCEKGQWSIVQGLKIDEFSRKKMDATANELMEEKSLAYSCLK
- the LOC122292290 gene encoding malate dehydrogenase-like isoform X1, with product MDQFVIDNMENVAWLQKGLVVLLSIAFFWKLIRYMWSFLKTQKDPVRVLVTGTAGQIGYAIVPMIARGVMLGLDQSVILHLLDVEPAAEALNGVKMELIDAAFPLLKGVVATTDVVEACKDVNIAVMVGGFPRKEGMERKDVMSKNVSIYKAQAAALEQHAAKDCKVLVVANPANTNALILKEFAPSIPEKNITCLTRLDHNRALGQISERLNVQVSDVKNVIIWGNHSSTQYPDVNHATVTTSSGGKRVRELVADDHWLNTDFIATVQQRGAAIIKARKLSSALSAASAACDHIRDWVLGTPKGTWVSMGVYSDGSYGIQPGLIYSFPVTCEKGQWSIVQGLKIDEFSRKKMDATANELMEEKSLAYSCLK
- the LOC122292291 gene encoding uncharacterized protein LOC122292291; this encodes MDETMKNFQESLTELESEAEHLLLARHQLVENDRVRNGNREALTALRKRARTTKTSVPSAFESIMKDIGGPESKPLVKEVCATCGNYDSNERTWMMFPGTDIFARIPFHAAHTILEKDQAQLDFDGKQLQSYVKEKSLLISEMGALADTISPGVLKSIVTLSDKPK